In one Gossypium hirsutum isolate 1008001.06 chromosome D09, Gossypium_hirsutum_v2.1, whole genome shotgun sequence genomic region, the following are encoded:
- the LOC107892119 gene encoding glucan endo-1,3-beta-glucosidase, basic vacuolar isoform: MAIFSSSMAAMLILGLLTANLDPTVAQIGVCYGMLGNNLPNAREVINLYKSNNIKRMRLYDPNQQALQALRGSNIEVILGVPNDQLQNLANPSKAQSWVRSNVVAYWPSVRFRYIAVGNEVPPSSSLARFVLPALVNVFNAVRSAGLESQIKVSIAIDMTLIGVSYPPSAGAFRGDVRSYLDPIIGHLAWARTPLLANIYTYFSYSGNPRDISLPYALFTSPSPIVWDQGRGYQNLFDAMLDSLYSALEKAGQGGLEVVVSESGWPSAGGFGTSVDNAATYLSNLIKHVQKGTPKRPGKAIETYLFALFDENQKSGPELERHFGLFLPNKQPKYQLRFGGGRHWDIASKEYNATFPLKYDM, translated from the exons ATGGCTATCTTTTCTTCATCCATGGCTGCTATGCTCATTCTAGGGCTCCTCACTGCAAACTTGGATCCTACTg TTGCGCAAATTGGTGTTTGCTATGGGATGCTTGGCAACAATCTCCCAAATGCAAGGGAAGTCATCAATCTTTACAAATCAAACAACATCAAGCGAATGAGACTCTACGATCCAAATCAACAAGCATTACAAGCTCTTAGAGGCTCAAACATTGAAGTAATTTTAGGTGTCCCGAATGATCAACTTCAAAACCTTGCTAACCCTTCCAAAGCACAATCATGGGTTCGATCAAATGTTGTAGCCTATTGGCCAAGTGTCCGGTTTCGATACATTGCTGTTGGGAACGAAGTCCCTCCATCATCTTCATTAGCTCGATTTGTGTTGCCTGCCTTAGTGAATGTATTCAATGCGGTTCGATCGGCTGGTTTAGAGAGTCAAATCAAGGTCTCAATCGCCATCGATATGACTTTGATTGGTGTCTCATACCCTCCGTCGGCTGGTGCATTTCGTGGGGACGTTAGGTCATATCTAGACCCTATCATAGGCCACTTAGCATGGGCTAGAACACCATTGCTTGCCAACATTTATACTTACTTTAGCTATTCAGGTAATCCAAGGGACATCTCACTTCCGTATGCTCTTTTCACATCCCCTTCGCCTATTGTATGGGATCAAGGACGTGGATACCAAAACCTATTTGATGCAATGTTGGATTCGTTATACTCGGCTCTTGAAAAAGCCGGACAAGGTGGCCTTGAAGTTGTGGTATCAGAAAGCGGATGGCCTTCAGCTGGTGGGTTCGGGACGTCGGTTGATAACGCAGCCACTTATCTATCAAACTTGATTAAACATGTCCAAAAAGGTACCCCAAAGAGGCCAGGAAAAGCTATAGAGACATATTTGTTTGCATTGTTTGATGAAAACCAAAAATCGGGTCCAGAGCTAGAGAGACACTTTGGGTTATTTTTACCAAACAAGCAGCCAAAATATCAGCTCCGTTTTGGTGGGGGAAGGCATTGGGATATTGCTTCTAAGGAATATAATGCAACATTTCCTCTTAAATATGATATGTAA